The genome window TTATCGCTCGTTGGCTCCGGTTACGGAAATTGATGTCCGGAATTTTGCGGCGGGTAATTATATTTTATTGATCACCCATGCTGACGGTTCCGTGAGTACGCGTAAAGTAGTAATTGAAAAATAAGTGTTTTTTTTGGTGAATGTGAAGAGAAAATCCTTCTGGGTTCAGGAGGATCTTTCTGTTCTTAATATGCGGGAACAAATGCTCGAATCAAACCAAAATTGCCATGTCCGGATCGTTCGAATTTTGAAAGGTGTCCGAAGAATAGCCCAAACCAACTCGTTTTCCCGTGTTTTCAGCCTGTTCTAGTAGTTGAAAGACTTTTTCTTCTCCTTCCAGTTGGAGCGCTTGGTATAAAACATTCCCGTAATGAAATTCCTGGGAACCTAGTCCGTTTTTTAGGGCAGCCAACTGGCAACGGTCAAAAATTTCCTTTCCTGTCATGGTTTGCAATGTTTGGGTTCATCTGGTATCAATCTGACCGAAAGATGCGCAAATTTTGCCCAAGGTTGCATGGGTTAAGCCAAATGTTTTGGCAACGGGATGTTCTGGCTCAGCTCGTCCGCGACCGGCGCCAGATATTTTGTCTGGATGGGAATAAGGCCCGACCAGATCGGAAGCTCCAAATCCTCCTCTTCGTCCTTAGGCATGCCCGACCGCGTTTTGGCACAGGCTTCTTCCAATGAGAATGCTAATGCAGTTGTTTTCCTGACTTCGCTGTCTTTCATCGGACGGAGATAATCCCAGCTGTTTGGAACGATCTTGGTCGTAAGCCATTCAAATGCAGCCTTTTTCGTATCCCAGTCCTCCACTTTTTCGGCATTCGAAAATATTATAACCGACCGGTAGTTGACAGAATGACTGAACGCAGACTTCGCCACAACAAGCGCATCGGTGAGCATAACGGTAATGCAAACCGGAATCCCTTTCTCGATCTCCCTGATAAAATGACTGCCTACTGAGCCGTGAATGTAGATTTTGTCCTCATAGCGCACAAAGGCAGTTGGAATAGAAAAGGGGCGATTGTCAACGGCGTAACTGATCGTACAGAATAACGCTTCATCAAGAATCGTGTAGATCACCTCATTGTCGGAAGTGGATCTTTTGGGTAATCTGCTGGGTAAAAGATGGGATGGAGGAGTGCTCATGTGTTTTTGTTTTTTACAAAAATATGCTGAAATTGGCTGCTCGAAAGAGTCCAATATTTAGAAATTAAGTGGTCCAATTATGGTGCAGGTTCTCTCCACTTTGCTGCATGTTGAAAAGGGCAGCAAGCAGCCCGTATATCTGCAAATTGCCAACCAACTCATGGCGCTTATCCGTAACGGAACATTGCAAACAGGATACAGATTGCTTAGTACCAGGCAATTGGCGACATTATTGAAGGTGCATCGACGAACCGTGGTGCAGGCGTACGACGAATTACTGGCGCAGGGCTGGCTGGAAAGCCACACCGGGAACGGAACATTTGTGGCCAAACATTTGCCCGAAATCCAATCAGCCAAAAAGGACATGCATGCGGAAAAGGCCATTATGCCTGCTTCGAAAGCAGGTTTTCATTTCAAGCAGGCACCGCACCTCGACCGGGCGGTCCTTCGCAATAGCACGCGCTTGCATTTAGACGATGGTTTTCCCGATCCCCGGCTTGCACCGCTGGACGACTTGTCGAGAGCATACCGGAGTCAGTTATTGGGTGCGAATCCATATGCAAGGTTGGGTTATGGTGACACGAAAGGCGCTTCCTGGCTAAGGGAAGAGCTTTCTGCCTACCTCAATGAGACGCGCGGGATGAAAACATCGCCCGGCAACATATTGATCGTCCGGGGAGTGATCATGGGTTTGTATCTCGTGAGTACGGCCCTGCTGGAACCTGGGGATAATGTGGTGGTTTCCGCACCGGGGTGGTTTGGCGCTAATATGAATTTTACGCAGGCCGGCGCGAATGTGCTGCGGCTGCCTGCGGATGAACACGGGATAGATGTGGCCGCATTGGAACAAATGTGTCAGAAACAGAAGATCAGGCTGGTTTATGTGACTTCACATCACCATTATCCCACCACCGTCGCGCTTCGTGCCGACCGACGTCTTAATCTGCTGAAACTGGCCGAGCAATATGGTTTTATCGTATTTGAGGACGATTACGATTGCGATTTTCATTATTTAAGCAAGCCACTCATGCCCCTTGCAGGGGCGGATCCGGCAGGAATGGTCATGTATTGCGGATCTTTTACCAAAACAATTTCACCCGCTTTCCGCATCGGTTATCTGGTCGGGCCGGCGGATGTGATCTCTTATCTGGCCAAATTGAGGCGGATCATCGACCGGCAGGGGGACCAGATGCTCGAAAATGCCATCGCAGAATTGCTGCATACAGGCGTCATTCAAAGGCATTTACGCAAGTCGGTGCGGATATACAAGCAGCGCAGGGACTTATTCTGTGACCTGCTGCGGAGCCAGCTCGGCGATCACGTAACGTTCCAGGTTCCCGATGGCGGTATGGCGGTCTGGACGCAGTTTGATCCTAACATTAACCTTGTCAGACTTGCGCAGAAAGCGCTGCAGAAAGATTTGTATATGTCCAGTGGAACATCCGGAATTCCGGCGGGAAATGCTTACGACGAGCCACCGGGCAGCGCTATACGGCTTGGTTTTGCCTCTTCCAATGCACAGGAATTGGAAGAAAGTGTTGAGATAATCAGGAATTTATTGGGAAATTTGTGAGCCAATTAGCCTTGAAAATAAAGTATGCTGAATAAGATCATTGAAAGTTATCGCGTCTCATTTAGCGGATTAAGCCGGGAAACCTGGTTGCTGAGTCTGGTCATTCTGGTTAACCGCTGCGGCTATATGGCGGTGCCTTTTATGAGTATGTACATTACCCAAAGCCTGCATCGCAGCATTGCGGACGCAGGTTTGGTCATCACCTTATTTGGTGCGGGTTCCGTTCTCGGCGGCATGGCGGGCGGTTACCTGACGGACATCTGGGGTTTCCGGCCCGTACAAATAGTTTGCCTCATTATCAGCGGAATACTCTTCATTCTCTTCGGAATGGTCACCGATTTCACTGCTCTTTGTTTTCTGATTGTGTTGCTCAGTTTCTTCGTGGAGGCTTTCAAGCCTGCGAACAGCACGGCGGTTGCCGCTTATTCCTCTCCGGAAAATCTTACACGGTCTTATGCATTGAACCGGCTTGCAACCAACATTGGCTTTGGTTTCGGCACTTCTGTGGGCGGAATCCTGGCGGCCATTAATTACAGCTTGCTGTTTTGGGTGGACGGAATCGTATATGCAATGGCTGGCGTGTTAATCCTGTTTTTGCTCCCGAATGCAAAATTGGTTCGGTCTGTTAGTCGTGAGGATAGCAATGCCAAATCGGGGCAATCGCCGTGGAAAGACATGCTGTTTGTCCGCTTTATGGTGATTGTAATGTTGTATATGATCTGCTTTGTGCTGTTATTCAGGCTGGTGCCGGTGTATTGGAAAGAACAGATGCACATTCATGAAGCTACGATCGGCATATTGCTGGGAATGAATGGGCTGGTTATTGCGCTCTTTGAAATGGTCCTGATCCAGAATCTGGCAAACCGACGTCCGGATTCATACTATATGATCGCTGGAACACTATTCAGTGCACTGGCTTTCAGTATGCTGGTTGTTCCGGTAGTTACGCCGATCATTCTGGCGGGTGCTGCGGTGCTGTTTTTTACGATCGGGGAAATGCTCGCATTGCCTTATATCAGCACTTTCGTGCTTGCCCGCGCTTCGGAATTTAACAGAGGGAAATACTCCGCCGCCTATTCCGTTTCCCAGTCGGTTGCGCAGATTATCGGCCCGGCAGCCGGTGCCTACATTGCGGCACATTGGGGCTATAATGTTTTGTGGATTGCATTGATTTTTCTCAGCCTCGTGTGCGCAGCAGGGTTCAAAACGCTTTTTCAAGAAAGAATGGGGCTCGGTTAAGCCTCATTTTCTTCTGATTTCCGTGCTTGTTCCAACAGGTCGAGCAATTCTTTATTTTTCTCAGCTTCCCGTTCCAGGGCCTTCTTTTGCAGTTCGATCAGATCGTCTTTTTTCACCATCACATAATTTTCCTGAGGCTCTTCAAACTGCGGGCTTTCACCGATGAGGTAGGCTGCGGTTGTGCTGAATAGTTCTGCCAGTTTTTTGAATTCAGCAATGGAGGGTTCGTTCTTATTTGTTTCCCAATTTGAAATCGTTCCCTTTCCCTTTTTCGCCATAATTAGCGCCAGCTGTTCCTGGCTCAAACCTAATTTTTCGCGACCCTGCTTTATTCTTTGGCCTATACTAATCATTTATTTAGAATTTAGTGCAGTTAATTTGATAATAATATATTTTTATTGTACTTTTGTATATCGCTTTCAGTAACGCACAAATTACAAAAAAGCAAGTATACTCTCACACATTATCGCTGTATCAAATGGAAAAACACCAGACCAGGGTGAAAGAGTACGGTTGTATGACAATCAAAGAGCGCCTGCTCCTCCGGTTCATCAAGTCAAGAAATGTTGTTGGTAAAAACTGGCGCGGCGTGTTAGCCTCCCGCGATCCCTTTTTTAACACCAAGCTGGGCGGAGATTATTTAACCTCCGTCGCCCAGGCAGTGTCAGACAGTAGTCGCGGCAATGTCGACCGCATTGAGCGCGTGACTGTTGCGCTCGAAAAAATTGCAGGCATTAAGCCGGTTAACGTTGTGTAACCTAACCGTTACTTTAATTCCGTAGTAATGAATTCCAGAACGCCGGTGCCGGTATTTTTTAGATCATGAATGGAGCTGCCCTGCTCAATGATATTTTGAAAGGAGGTTTGCCCTTTTTTGAATGTAAAACTTACCTGGCTGCCGTCCTCCTGGTTGGAAACGCCCTGGCCGTCCTGTAAAACCGTCCAGAAATAATCGTAGTTATGACGATGATAATGGATGCGCTCGCCAGGTTGCAGGCTAATGTGCCATACTTTCACTTTATCATTCTCAAAAAGCAAAGTATCGCCAACGGCTTGGTTCTGCGTGTTTTCTACTAGTTCTTCCCGAAGTTGTTCAGGGGATAATGCATCGGTTCTGGACATCGTTCCTCGCGGTTTTGTTTATCGTTGATTGACTTTTTATGTTCTTTTGGAATTGACAAAAGGGTTTTTGGTTAAAAAATTACTCTAATTCAGGTCGTAGGATCAGGCAAAAAGCATTGGATAATAGCCAGGAAAAGGAGCGGCTTCCCAACTTCTTTTCCTGGGTTTTTTACAAATTAATTTTGATGCCGCCGTTGAACACAAAACCGTCTAATGGTGCGTAAATGTCGCGGAAAACGGGATTAGTGATTGAACCTGAGTTGATGCTGTCGAAGCGCGTCTGCCGTGCGTCGAGGAAATTTTCAAAATTAATGTAGATGGAAAAC of Dyadobacter chenhuakuii contains these proteins:
- a CDS encoding pyridoxamine 5'-phosphate oxidase family protein, whose amino-acid sequence is MSTPPSHLLPSRLPKRSTSDNEVIYTILDEALFCTISYAVDNRPFSIPTAFVRYEDKIYIHGSVGSHFIREIEKGIPVCITVMLTDALVVAKSAFSHSVNYRSVIIFSNAEKVEDWDTKKAAFEWLTTKIVPNSWDYLRPMKDSEVRKTTALAFSLEEACAKTRSGMPKDEEEDLELPIWSGLIPIQTKYLAPVADELSQNIPLPKHLA
- the pdxR gene encoding MocR-like pyridoxine biosynthesis transcription factor PdxR — protein: MVQVLSTLLHVEKGSKQPVYLQIANQLMALIRNGTLQTGYRLLSTRQLATLLKVHRRTVVQAYDELLAQGWLESHTGNGTFVAKHLPEIQSAKKDMHAEKAIMPASKAGFHFKQAPHLDRAVLRNSTRLHLDDGFPDPRLAPLDDLSRAYRSQLLGANPYARLGYGDTKGASWLREELSAYLNETRGMKTSPGNILIVRGVIMGLYLVSTALLEPGDNVVVSAPGWFGANMNFTQAGANVLRLPADEHGIDVAALEQMCQKQKIRLVYVTSHHHYPTTVALRADRRLNLLKLAEQYGFIVFEDDYDCDFHYLSKPLMPLAGADPAGMVMYCGSFTKTISPAFRIGYLVGPADVISYLAKLRRIIDRQGDQMLENAIAELLHTGVIQRHLRKSVRIYKQRRDLFCDLLRSQLGDHVTFQVPDGGMAVWTQFDPNINLVRLAQKALQKDLYMSSGTSGIPAGNAYDEPPGSAIRLGFASSNAQELEESVEIIRNLLGNL
- a CDS encoding helix-turn-helix domain-containing protein, whose amino-acid sequence is MISIGQRIKQGREKLGLSQEQLALIMAKKGKGTISNWETNKNEPSIAEFKKLAELFSTTAAYLIGESPQFEEPQENYVMVKKDDLIELQKKALEREAEKNKELLDLLEQARKSEENEA
- a CDS encoding MFS transporter, which codes for MLNKIIESYRVSFSGLSRETWLLSLVILVNRCGYMAVPFMSMYITQSLHRSIADAGLVITLFGAGSVLGGMAGGYLTDIWGFRPVQIVCLIISGILFILFGMVTDFTALCFLIVLLSFFVEAFKPANSTAVAAYSSPENLTRSYALNRLATNIGFGFGTSVGGILAAINYSLLFWVDGIVYAMAGVLILFLLPNAKLVRSVSREDSNAKSGQSPWKDMLFVRFMVIVMLYMICFVLLFRLVPVYWKEQMHIHEATIGILLGMNGLVIALFEMVLIQNLANRRPDSYYMIAGTLFSALAFSMLVVPVVTPIILAGAAVLFFTIGEMLALPYISTFVLARASEFNRGKYSAAYSVSQSVAQIIGPAAGAYIAAHWGYNVLWIALIFLSLVCAAGFKTLFQERMGLG